The genomic region TATTGCCTAAGAAGTTTGCTCTCTGTACAAATAATCGTGTACTGAAGTATTTAAATAAAAAAGCAAATTTTAACCAAAGAGAAATGAGACGTGTTGAATAACTACAAAGTTACTCCTTTGATTTGAAGCATAGATCTAGATAGTTAAATAAAATAGCTAATGCACTAAGTTTGGAAGATATAGTTGGTGAAGATTATGGATGTTGATGTGATTGCTTTtgattaaatgaaatatttatatgAAAATAATCCTATTTTTGTTAAGAAACAAGGGCATGTTAAGATGCTAAGGTATGTGAGGATTTCTCTATTTAAGAAGGATTTATGCTTGAAAATTAACAATTATGTATGTCCTAAGGTTAGACTCTTTTATAGTTACAATGGAAATATTATTGACAAGTAATCTAATCAAAATGTAGAGAAGTTTGTTTCTAACTATAAAATCTATCAATTAACAATGGACGCTAATAGGAACACAAGGTTGCATAAGCTATTACCTAGTCTAGATGAATGATtgaaaaattatattataaattttgTATTGGGGATTACAAAGAATTTAGAAGGTAAATGGTAGCATTTTGTTAGTAGTGGATTAGTTCCACAAAATgtttcatttcatttcatatcatgTGAAATCAATTATTGATGTAGTATTTTTCTAAGATGTAGTAAGACTGCATTGTTTACCAAGAAGTATTACATCTTGTAGAGATACTAAGTTACCAAGCCATTTTTGAAGGATGTTATGAAAAAGGTTGGGTGTCAAATTAGATTTTATTTATGTCATCACTCCCAAACTAGTGGACAAATAAAGGTACCAATAGAAGTCGTGGTAATTAACTTAGGAAGTATAGTTAAAAATAAGATCTAATTAGTGGGATTTAATTCTTTCCTATACAAAATTCACATACAATAATTCAATTAACATGTAAATTGGTGTCCTCCCCAGTTGATCCTTCCTTAGAGGGTCCTAGTGATACTATTGTCTGGACCGTGGTTTGTCGTAAGTGGAAGGGGAAGTCTTCTGCCCTCCCCCAAACCCCTCTTTATCAAGGCCTAGGTGCTTCTTCCCATCATTGAGCTGGGTTTTGGGTTGTTGCAGGTTGGATAGGATTTGTGTTTTTTTATCTAACCTTGGTTTGTTCAGGGTTTGCACCCCTTTTTTGTGCTATTAATTATGTTAGGATGTTGTGGAAGTGTCGCTATGACTAGtctctttttttgttgttttttatcttTGTAGTTTGCAATTAATGTGTTGTTAATGTGCTGCAACTGGATTTCTCGTTAACTTTACGCCCTCTGGGCTGTTGTATTTTGAGCCAGCACCCTTGCTTTGCTACTATTAATATCAAAAACATGTAAATTGGTGTTTCCCTATTCTATCTTCTTGTCTATAGAAGATTTCTAAGAGGTATCATAAATTTGACAAAGCTGGTTGTTGACAAACAAACTGTAAAGACTATGTATGTGACAGTTGCATGAAGAGATCAAAAGAAAATTTAAAGgagaaatttaaaattgaaaaaaaaactgaTTAAAAAATGAGAGTGGAGTCATTTGCAATTGATGATTTAACTATAATACTTTTGTAGAATGAGGAATTTCCAAGGGAGATCTATAATAAATTGAAATACAAGTAATTTGGACCTTGGACCCTACAAAATTTCTTTAATAATGTGCATGAAGTTGGTCTTCCGCCCATATGGAAGCGATGATAGTGTTGCTACGGATTGTGAGGACGTTACAAATATCGTTGATTGGACTGATCAAATGCCAAAGGAAGAAATTGATAAAATGTTACAGGAAGCGGTTGTGAGGAAGACTATAAACAGAAATTATGGAGTATTTAgtaaaatggaaaggaatggagtCTGCAGAGGATGAAAGGATAATTGAAAAAGaatttcttgtttaaataaaaacAATTCAGTTCTTGGTAGCTCCATCAGTAGAGGCTCAAAATTTTGTACCTTGTGTCTCTAATGCTGAGCACCGATAGGTTCACAGGTAATCAACATCCAAAAAAACATTACATATTTTGTTTGTAGGTATCTGACAAGATTGAAAAATTCCAAGGTGGGTTTTCTAATTGGATGCCTAATGTAATTCCAAGATGGGCTCTCTAATTGGGTGGTCGACGTGATTCGTTAACAGCAATTACTATAAGTATATGGGATCATTTTTTTTCAGATCTTATTTTCTCCTCACAAGTTCTAAATGTTCCGAGAGGTCAAGCCCTGGGAGAGTAGGCCTATATGAAGATAATCATGTAACTGTTTGGGGACATCTTCCAGCAACTGAAGAGCTTCCTGAACATATGTTTGCAACTGAGATCTTTTGTTGGCTGCATATTAATCTGCTTGGGTTTAAGCAACCAAGCATTGAAGTGGAAAATTTGTGGTATCGGCGACTTGAAACAGAGGTGAGACATGTCTAAATGTATAGTGGATCTGAGTTACTGTAACTGCAATTTGCTTCCAGGATCTGTTTTGCAGTCACTTCCTGTGTGGCTGTAATAGGACTGAGACTACCTTTTGTGTTGAAGACTTGAAGCTGAATCTCATTTGTTTTGTATTTGATATCTTAAGGTTTATAGAACTTTGTGTTCACTTCTTACTGCATTGTTTTAAAACTTTTTCGTGTAACTGTGATCTATGCTGCCTGAGTCCGTTGGATTTATCGGAAGACATTCCGGCTAATGTGCCATGTATGCAGCTAAATAAATACTAAAAACTGATTCGTGAGAATGAAATCTTAAAGGAATATTATCTTAGTGTGGCAGTCTAAAATTAGGATAAGAGAGCCTCCATATCATATGGGGTCTTACACATCTATATCTTCATCCAAAAGGTGGAGTTAACGGTAAAAACAAATTGAATATTTGCTTATAGTTTTTTCTCAAAATGCTTACCATGTTAGAGACAAACAATATCAACAAATGGAAACTGCTATCCAGTTCCTAGAATGTATCAACGTATCATTATCTTTATACATTATAATAGATGTTCAGTGCATTCTACCGATCAACGCATCATTATCTTTTACCTACTGATAGCCATTCCCTCAATGAATTGCCTCCAATGTATAAAGAGAAAAAATATGTGAGACATCTGCTTATGCTTGTTGCTTTTAGCGCATCACCAGTAATCTCCGCAAGAGCATAATCCATCTTTAAAATGATGAAAGCGATTTGCGTCCCTCACTATAATTTCTCGCCTGACAATTCTGGAAATAAACTTTGTAGCAGTATGGCAGTCACTACAGACACGGAGGTTTTTTCTGATCTGAATAGAAGCTCCGGCGCATGTGCTGATAAGACCAAAAGCAATAGCTAACTTCTCGCTGTGATATAAAAGCAAGTGCTCCTTCATTTCCTCGTCAACATCATGCAACACAACATTTGTGTCTGGCACATATCCTAGATCCTCCATTTGCCCAGCTAAGCTttgtaaagttgcatatattttcTTAGATTGAGGATGTGATCTGTCTCCTGTAAGGAATGAATGAATGTTGTTTTTAACTTCAATCACGCTGCACCCTGGCGTCTTTTTCAACCCACTATCTTTCATCAACGACCTTACCCTTTCCACATTCTCCCATTTTCCAGCTGCGGCGTAGATGTTTGACAGTAGTACATAGTAGCCAGGATCTTCAGGGTTCAAGTTCAATAGATGTCCAGCCACATGTTGTCCGAGCACAATATTAGAGTGAATTTTGCAGGCAGCAAGCAAGGCTCCCCAAATTGAAGAATCAGGCTCTAATGGCATTCTTTTGATGAAGTCTTGTGCTTCATCCAAATGGCCAGCACGgccaagaaggtcaaccatgcaTGCATAATGCTTCATCATGGGTGCAATGCAATAATCTTGCTGCATAGAATGAAAACAGTACCAGCCCTCTTCTACCAGACCTGCATGACTGCAAGCGGACAAAATAGAAATGAAGGTGGCATGATTTGGTTTTGTACCAAGCTGCTTCATTTCCGCAAAAAGAGCAAGGGCACTATGGCCGTGCCCATGCATTCCATACCCTGCAATCAATGCACTCCACACCACAACATTTTTTTTGCACATTTTTTGAAAAACTTGGTGAGCAATGTCTATACTGCCACATTTGGCATACATATCTATAAGGGCTGCTCCAATAAAGACATCTATTGCAAATCCACTTCTAATTATGTACTCATGAATCCATTTGCCTTTTTGCAGAGCGCCTAAATGAGAACACGACGAGAGCGCACTCACAACGGTAACTTGGTCAGGTTTCATATTTTCAAGTTCCACCATTTGATGAAAAATTGTCAATGCATCATTATGATATCCAATTTGGGTATACCCagtaatcattgcattccatgagactaCATTTCTTCTAGCCATTTTCTGAAACAATGTAGATGCTACTTCTATAGTATGGCACTTGGCATACATAGTCAAAACAGAATTCCCCACAGATTCATCTGCCTGAAATCCACGTCTAAGTACATAACCATGGACACACCTCCCGTATGTCAGATTTCCTATATTTGTACAAGCCATAATCACGCTCAAGAGGGTAACTGAATTGGGATTAATGCTTTGCAACTGCATGTCCTTGAAATTTGCCAATGCCTCATGTGCGTAACCATTCTGCGCACAAGCACCAATAATTGAAGTCCAGGAAAATACATCCCTTTTCGAGATTTTGTCAAACATTTGACATCCATCaaaaattgaattgcaatttgCATACATATTTATTAATGCTGGGCCAATAAAACAATCCGACTCAAATCCACTTCTAATTACATAAGCATGTATCCACTTACCTTGATGCAGATATCCTAACTGGCCGCATGCAGCGAGCACATTCACCGTGGTGAAAGAATTGGGGATTTCTTCTCCCAGTTGCATCTGATTAAACATCTTCAAGGCTTCTATGccttgcccgttctgcacataccCTCTGAGCATGGCAGTCCACGAGACTACATTTCTCTCAGGCATCTTGTCGAACACCTGCTGCGCATCCTCGATACTTCCACATTTAACATACATATCTACAAGCCCAGTTGCAACAACTACTCCAGACTCCAATCCCATTTTCTTTACTATATGACTATGAATTTTCTTTCCCTCTTGCAAAACCAATGGGCTGGCACACACCTTGAGCACAATCGAAAATGTGAACTCGTCTGGTGACATGCCTTCAATTTGCATTTGGTAATAGAGTGTGATAGTTTCTTCTGATAGACCATGAGAGGCATAACCTGCAAGCATTGCATTCCATAGAAGAATATTATGTTCGGACATTTTTTCAAACACTTGACATGCATTGTTTCCAGACATTCTGTCAAATACCAGTCGTGCATTCTCCACATTGCGGTATTCGGCATACTTATTGACAAGCTTGATAGCTACAGAAATTCGCTGGTTAACGCCAATTTTGTTCACTTGTGCATGGATTCCCAGGAGCTGCTTGATTGTTTTACATCTGTGCAACGCAGAATAATAATAATCTTCAATATTGCTGTGTTGTAGTTTATAAAAAGCTGGCGTTGATGGTGAATTAAGACTACGATATAAGCTACTATTCATGTGAATGGTTCTGTATTTAAACAAAGAATGCAGCGACTTATTGCAACGAAGATGGAATGTTGGCATTGTAAATTATCATCTTTTGAGAGATAGATATCATTGAGAGGACTGCAACTCCAAGGTACATTCTCTAAATTGTGGTAAAAGACCACCGAATTCCAGCTCTCTTTCCAATTTTCCAAGAATAAGTGCAACGAGACATCCACATGTTCGAACCAAGGACCTCACTCATAGACTATGGTCCCAGCAGGGAGACATCTTAAAAATTTCAACGGATTTTGATTAAGTAATTAGGAGCATTTATAATGGCTGGTTGTCTGGAATTTATAGTAGtggttattttcttttctttttttaattataattttttttctagtatCTAACATCATAATTGTTtctgttgttttttatttttttaatttgaaatatgTTTAATTTGTGGGATGTGAAAGTAAAAGGTTTCTTTGAGATATACAAATTCTAGTCATTCTATTGGTTGAGATTGGGAGGGTGGTTGTTGATTTCATTGGCTTCCAAGAGTTTTCATTCAAAATAATTAGTTTCTTTTGGTAAGATCTAAGAATATTCGAAGAAAATATTGTGTTTCAAGTAGAAGGAATAGACAACTAAAGCCAAATTAATTATACAATCATGTTTAATGTTAGCACTATATTTCTTGAGTCTAGTTTTAAAAGAGCGGTCCATCTCTCCAATACAAGGAAGGTCACAAGAGCATGCAAATTAATAAAATCTTAATTTGAGAAAGGTGTCAATAGCTTCTTTGAGAGATGGAATAGTTATAAAGGGGGACAACTAGTTTGAATGTGCATCAAATACCTTAATTAACTAAAATCTTAGATTTTTTTGAGAAATACATTTGACATATGGGAGAGCAACAAAAGGCAAAGAGAAAGAATTCTAATCCTTAGAATTTAGTTTGGACTATAACTTAGCTTGATTATACACTCTCAAATTGTGTTTGATCTTGCAATCATTAAGCTTAAAAACATTGGTTAAGTGTGAGTGTTTAAATTTAGCTAATCATCATTTGGAGCTTCCTAGTGGCTAGAGTGTTTAGGACACCAATTTTCTAGGAAAAATGGTGGTGGGAAGAAAAATGGAGGTAAAGGTCTACATGGATGGGTTTTCTAAAGACATTGTGACTAAGGGAGACATCGAGTTTTCTAATGAATAGGATGTTAAGGAAAGAGAGTTGATCATTTGAAAACAAATTTGCATATTGAATATGAGTTAAAAGGTgttttgcattaggttcattttcACTCTTGTGCTTAAGCTTACTTAGGTTATGTCCTTTTTATTTCTTAAGTCATAAGATGAGGATACATGTCATGATCCAGTCTTATCCTCACGGAGagtttctttttgtctttttttctttttcttttataaggattcattgtaTCATACTTAGTGAGGTTTGTACATTCAAGATAATTCATATTTCTTTATTAATATGCTATTGGCCTCTATAGCTTTGCTATCCTCTCTTTGTGTAATAGGTGTTTAATTTTATTGTGATCCTTAAGAGCTATGGGGTTTAAGAATCAACTACAACATAGTATCATAGTTCcaaatttgttatttttttgtcCTTTCTTGATAGATTGAATCTTGGATAAATTTTTAGTGCATCCTAGACCCAAATGAACCTCATTGTTGTATCTAGAAGGACCACATACCCTAAAATTGATTGTTCAAACGTAAATATTTGAGTTgtgattttttgcaattttttttgaaggGCACAAGATCCAAGACATTGGTATCTAATTCTTTTGATATGATCTTTGATTTTTCTAgtagttttttgtttttctaaACATTTGATTCATTTTTTGGTGGGAAGGTGTAATTTTCCCTACTACATCTCTTTCCCAATGACTGCTTATTTTTCTCTAAGATTTAATTTTGCCGAGAAACCTTTTTTGGTTTTTCCATGAAGTTTTTCATGGCATGGATCGTATTTTCCAATCTCAAAAAATTATGATCAAACCAAATTTGTAGCTATTTTTACTAGGATTCTACATTTTACAACATGCTCTTTTTAAAGTACTAGTGGAGTTTGAATGATTTCATCTTGACCTCGAAGAGGTTTTCCATTCTACTTGACA from Cryptomeria japonica chromosome 3, Sugi_1.0, whole genome shotgun sequence harbors:
- the LOC131046029 gene encoding pentatricopeptide repeat-containing protein At3g12770; its protein translation is MPTFHLRCNKSLHSLFKYRTIHMNSSLYRSLNSPSTPAFYKLQHSNIEDYYYSALHRCKTIKQLLGIHAQVNKIGVNQRISVAIKLVNKYAEYRNVENARLVFDRMSGNNACQVFEKMSEHNILLWNAMLAGYASHGLSEETITLYYQMQIEGMSPDEFTFSIVLKVCASPLVLQEGKKIHSHIVKKMGLESGVVVATGLVDMYVKCGSIEDAQQVFDKMPERNVVSWTAMLRGYVQNGQGIEALKMFNQMQLGEEIPNSFTTVNVLAACGQLGYLHQGKWIHAYVIRSGFESDCFIGPALINMYANCNSIFDGCQMFDKISKRDVFSWTSIIGACAQNGYAHEALANFKDMQLQSINPNSVTLLSVIMACTNIGNLTYGRCVHGYVLRRGFQADESVGNSVLTMYAKCHTIEVASTLFQKMARRNVVSWNAMITGYTQIGYHNDALTIFHQMVELENMKPDQVTVVSALSSCSHLGALQKGKWIHEYIIRSGFAIDVFIGAALIDMYAKCGSIDIAHQVFQKMCKKNVVVWSALIAGYGMHGHGHSALALFAEMKQLGTKPNHATFISILSACSHAGLVEEGWYCFHSMQQDYCIAPMMKHYACMVDLLGRAGHLDEAQDFIKRMPLEPDSSIWGALLAACKIHSNIVLGQHVAGHLLNLNPEDPGYYVLLSNIYAAAGKWENVERVRSLMKDSGLKKTPGCSVIEVKNNIHSFLTGDRSHPQSKKIYATLQSLAGQMEDLGYVPDTNVVLHDVDEEMKEHLLLYHSEKLAIAFGLISTCAGASIQIRKNLRVCSDCHTATKFISRIVRREIIVRDANRFHHFKDGLCSCGDYW